One genomic segment of Meiothermus sp. QL-1 includes these proteins:
- the pyrF gene encoding orotidine-5'-phosphate decarboxylase has translation MEFVEEVLQRPPLVLGVDPRPELHGKEPLAHIRRYTLELMEALAGRLCAVKFQAAFFEALGPAGFALMHELIVAARVLSLPVIVDAKRGDIGPTAEAYARAYLEAYPGSALTANPYLGSDALEPFFQAAQRSGGAVFVLVKTSNPGSGLFQDLPLARGGALYQAVADYLAQEAEQQRVGDWSRVAAVVGATYPEGVHEVRRRMPRSLLLLPGLGAQGGSALRGPGLLNAASRALYYPEGRPHLEGALRQAEAYLAALNP, from the coding sequence ATGGAGTTCGTGGAGGAAGTGCTGCAACGCCCCCCCCTGGTGCTGGGGGTGGACCCCCGGCCCGAGCTGCACGGCAAGGAGCCGCTGGCCCATATCCGCCGCTACACACTGGAGCTCATGGAGGCCCTGGCCGGCAGGCTCTGCGCGGTCAAGTTTCAGGCCGCCTTCTTCGAGGCCCTGGGTCCAGCCGGCTTCGCCCTGATGCACGAGCTGATCGTCGCGGCCCGGGTGCTCTCCTTGCCGGTGATTGTAGATGCCAAACGGGGTGACATCGGCCCCACCGCCGAGGCCTACGCCAGGGCCTACCTCGAGGCCTACCCCGGCTCGGCCCTGACGGCAAACCCTTATCTGGGAAGCGATGCCCTGGAACCCTTTTTCCAAGCCGCCCAGCGAAGCGGGGGGGCGGTCTTTGTGCTGGTCAAGACCTCCAACCCCGGCTCCGGGCTTTTCCAGGACCTGCCCCTGGCCCGGGGGGGCGCCCTCTACCAGGCCGTGGCGGATTACCTGGCCCAGGAAGCCGAGCAGCAGCGGGTGGGCGACTGGTCGCGCGTGGCGGCGGTGGTGGGGGCCACCTACCCCGAAGGGGTGCACGAGGTGCGCCGGCGGATGCCGCGCAGCCTCCTCCTCCTGCCTGGGCTGGGGGCCCAGGGCGGGTCGGCCCTGCGGGGGCCCGGCCTTCTGAACGCGGCCAGCCGGGCGCTTTACTACCCCGAGGGCCGGCCCCACCTGGAGGGGGCCCTGCGCCAGGCCGAGGCCTACCTCGCGGCCCTCAACCCTTGA